The following coding sequences are from one Lolium rigidum isolate FL_2022 chromosome 6, APGP_CSIRO_Lrig_0.1, whole genome shotgun sequence window:
- the LOC124662839 gene encoding uncharacterized protein LOC124662839: MASAALRSAARKVCGRAFERPQAYFTTAASAALKEEQRRLLPRIRHGETSLRRFSSSESQSALNNNKQIAKPAAPIADDIIPPDSPFWKMSVVFPISIWSPRHPYHGHLVLLWAAGTLALCSGVVYAESKYLRRDRGILNIKHGSCRCTCCVH; the protein is encoded by the exons ATGGCGTCGGCAGCGCTTCGATCTGCTGCGAGGAAGGTCTGTGGTCGCGCCTTTGAGCGACCTCAGGCGTATTTTACGACGGCCGCTTCAGCGGCCCTCAAGGAGGAACAGAGGCGTCTGCTGCCAAGGATTAGACATGGCGAGACCTCGCTTCGCCGGTTCAGTTCCTCCGAATCACAAAGTGCTcttaataataataag CAGATAGCCAAACCTGCGGCCCCAATCGCAGATGACATCATTCCACCCGACTCGCCATTTTGGAAGATGAGCGTGGTTTTCCCCATATCGATATG GTCACCTCGCCACCCCTATCATGGACACCTTGTGCTTCTATGGGCAGCCGGGACGCTTGCTCTATGCTCGGGAGTAGTCTACGCTGAGAGCAAGTATCTAAGAAGAGACCGAGGCATCCTAAACATCAAGCATGGTTCGTGCAGATGTACATGCTGTGTCCACTGA